The Nitrospira lenta DNA window GCCGTCACGTTGCGGACGGTATTGGCGCAGGCCTCACGCGTCGTCAGCCCGACTTCAGCCAGGCCGCGCATAATTGTGGGGACATCTTTCAATTCCACGAAGTGCAGCTGAATGTCCTGGCGCGTCGTGACATGCCCGACGGCGGTAGCGTGGCGATCAGCCAGTTCTGCCACTCGCCGAAGCTGATTGGCCGAGATGCCTCCGAACGGGATCTTGATACGGACCATCTGCACACCCGGCTGACGCTGCCCGTAGATTCCATATTGCAATCGGAATGGCTTGAAGAGATCGATCGATACTTCCCCAGCCATGGTACGAAGCGCTTCCGCTTCAAACGTTTCGATTTCCTCGAGCAAGGCAGGAGGAATCGGAGAGGTTTTGATCTCCGGTATGGTCAGCTGATCTTGGGGACTCATATATATTCCTCCCTTGCCGCGACAGAGATACCACCCTGCCGCCGAAACCGCTCCGTCAGTTTAGATGTGATACATGGGATTCTGTTGCTGATCGAGCTCCCTTTGGCGATCGACTAATTGATCAATCGTGATCGCAGAGAGGACACTTCGTTCGGCTTGATGCACTTTTTCCCACACCGCCCCGAGCAAGAGCTGCTCTCTCGTATCGCGCCGATTCTGCCCGGCCCCATTTTGTGAGGCGTCATGAAACACCGGTCCATCAAGCGCTTCGAGCAAATCGGCCACCGATAGTTCGGATGGAGCACGCAGGAGGAGATAGCCCCCCTGTGCACCCCGCGTGCTATCGACAAGACCGGCCTTTTTCATGGCATGCAGCACTTGCTCGAGAAATCGCACTGGAATAGATTGCCGTCTGGCGATGGTTCGCGCCTGGATAGGGACTTCCTTCCCATTCATGGCGAGGTCGACAGCAGCCAATATTCCGTATGTTGCACGATGCGACACTTTCATTCTTGATAATTCCGGTAGGAATTGATCATTCAGACATATACCGCTCTCAACTCCCGCCTGTCAAGCAGCCGTCTTTGCTCTTGCGAAAAACTCGATGTTTGCATAAAGGACTCGCGTCCAACTCAGTCTGGGAGACTCTTACTCTGAAAATTATGCACAGCGCTTTTCCGTGACGCAGTGAAAACCGCGCGCGACGCTCACCCCAATTTACTCATGACCGCCTCACGCAGGGGAAATATCCAATTGACATCATGCCGGCCCTGGGCAATAATTCCGCCCTCTTCTTCGCATGGTGCCCGCATGTCGGTTCCCACATCGGCTTTTTCCATTCTGTTACTGACGGCGGATGCCGATGTCCACGCTCACTTCAAAGCCGTTTTCGGGAATGCCTCCGTCACAATGGTTCAGGATGCCGACTCGCTCCCTAAAGATCTCCCGAAACTCCCCTATGATGCTGTAGTGGTGGAAGCTCACACTGGGCAGGGCCTCTCCGAAGTACTTCCCGTTCAGATTGATCCCGCACAAACTTTGGTCATCGTGGGATCACGGACGGTGCTGAAGCGGGCTCCGGCTATGATCCAAATGATGAGCCAGCGCCACGAGGAATCCCAGAAGGGCAAAGGACACGACCTCTCATTGGAAGACTTCCTCGACCAGAAAATGGGTGATTTCGTGAAGGGGATGCATAACGGCGCGGCCAAGAATCTTCATCCGATGCTGATTTCCGCCGTCGAGCGCCCCCTGATCTCCTCTGCGCTACGCGAAACTCAAGGCAATCAAATTCAAGCGGCTGAATTACTGGGCCTCAATCGAAATACGTTGAGAAAGAAAATTACGAATCTCCATATTCCATTGAAGCGGAGTCGCGTAAAAACCACCGGCTCCTCCTAGTGCGGCAGTGCAACAGAAGATTCGCCCGGACATTCGCCCGGACAATGGAAACAGCTTCAGGCGTTCGGCATCCTCATTCATTCATAACCAAGGAGGGGACTGATGACCAAGGAAGAGCTGATTGCGAAGATGGCAGCCTCCGCAGGAATCACCAAAGTCGCAGCGGGTACTGCACTGCAAGCCTTTACCGGCGCCGTTACCACGTCGCTAAAAAAAGGGCAGCGCGTTTCTCTGGTGAACTTCGGTACCTTTACGATTTCCAAGCGGAAGGCACGGATGGGCAGGAACCCGCGCACAGGAGAATCACTCAAAATTCCTGCCGCCAAGGTCCCGAAGTTCTCTGCAGGGAAGGAACTGCGTTCGGCAGTCAAGTAACGACTTCGTTGCGTATTCGGTAACATAAAGAGAAGGCGGGGCCTTCCAGAAGCAGCGGAAGGAGTCCGCCTTCTCTTTTGCATTTCTTGACAGTGTGGGCAGGCCTATATTAGCATGCCCACCCGGACAATAGGCGCGTAGCTCAGGGGGAGAGCGTTACCTTGACACGGTAAAGGTCGACGGTTCAAGACCGTCCGCGCCTACCATTTCGGCTAGGGGCATCCGTTTGCCTTGAGGCGGCGGAATGCCTTTGTTGTTTTTGTTTGGATAAGAAAAGCACTCGGACGTATGAAGATCACTCTCAAAGGCGGGAATAGCCAGGTCCTGGAAAAAGGACAGACCGTGGGAGCGGCCTTGAAGGCCTGCGGCCTATCGGTCGGATCCGATGTCCTCGCCGCCAAAGTCAATGGAATCGTTGTTGATCTGTCACGGCCGCTGACTGAAGACGCTGTCATAGAGCCAGTCCGGTTCGATTCGGCTGAAGGGCGAGAGGTTTACCGCCATAGCAGCACCCACATCATGGCGCAGGCCGTGAAAGAAGTATTTCCCACGGCACAGGTCACCATCGGTCCGGCGCTTGAAGATAGTTTCTTTTACGACTTCGCCTTTGAGCGGCCTTTTACGCCGGAAGATCTCGAGAAAATCGAGGCTCGCGTCCGCGAGATCATCAAACGGAACCTGCCGGTCACCAGGAAAGAACTGTCGAAACAAGAAGCCATTCAGTTTTTCCAATCCCGCGGCGAAGCTTACAAAGTCGAATTGATCCAAGGATTCCCTGAGCATGAGCCGATCACGGCCTATAGCCAGGGCGAGTTTGTTGATCTCTGTCGCGGACCTCACCTCCCCGCCACCGGTCACGTCGGCGCATTTAAGCTCCTGACGACCGCCGGCGCCTACTGGCGCGGAGATGAGCGCAACCCGATGTTGCAACGGATCTACGGAACGTCCTTCCCGACCCAGGCCGAACTCGACGCCTATTTAGCGCGCCTGGAAGAGATCAAACGCCGCGATCATCGCAAGGTCGGAAAAGAACTCGATCTGATTACCATCCAAGATGAAATCGGTCCAGGCTTAGTTCTCTGGCATCCGAAGGGCGCTCTCGTACGGCTCTTGATCGAGAATTTCTGGCGCGAACAGCACATCAAAGACGGCTACGATTTGGTCTACTCGCCCCACATTGCGCGGCTCGATTTGTGGAAGACAAGCGGTCACGTGGACTACTATCGGGAAAATATGTTTGCCCCGATGAAGCTGGAAGGCAGCGAGTACCAGCTCAAGCCGATGAACTGCCCCTACCACATCATGATTTACAAGTCGCACTTGCGGAGCTATCGGGATCTCCCTATCCGCTACGGCGAGCTTGGTACGGTGTATCGGTATGAACGCACGGGGGTCCTGCATGGCCTGTTGCGCGTCCGCGGCTTCACGCAAGATGATGCGCACCTCTTTTGCCGGCCCGATCAGATTCAAGATGAAGTCAGCCGAGTACTGGACTTCACCTTTTTTGTCTTAAAATCGTTCGGCTTCGCCGACTTTGAGATTTTCCTGTCAACCAGACCCGAAAAGTCAGTCGGCTCGGATGACAAATGGATTCTCGCGACAGATTCACTGGAGGGGGCGCTCAAGAGCCGAGGGATCGCCTTCCATTTGGATGAGGGTGGCGGCGCCTTCTACGGACCCAAAATCGACATTAAGATCAAGGACGCCCTTGGCCGATCCTGGCAATGCTCGACCATTCAGGTAGACTTCAACAATCCTGAACGGTTTGAGCTCAGCTATATCGGCGAGGATGGAAAATCTCACCAGCCCATCATGATCCATCGGGCCTTGATGGGATCCATCGAACGCTTTTTCGGCATTCTCGTCGAGCACTATGGCGGGGCCTTCCCGACCTGGCTGGCACCAGTCCAAGTCGTGGTCATGGCCATCACTGACAACCAGCGCGAATATGTGAACACCGTCGTCGCTCAGTTGAAAGCCGCAGGGTTTCGGGCTGATGCCGATCTGCGCAACGAAAAAATCGGCTTTAAGATTCGCGAAGCGGAGAAAGCCAAGGTCCCCTACATGCTCGTGGCGGGGGATCGGGAAGTCCAGAGCGGCACGCTCTCCGTCAGGGGACGGAGCGGGGCAAATCTCGGCAATATGACAGGGGCTGCAGTGATCGATCTTCTCAGGAACGACGTCACGCGCGCGCAGCCGGAGCTACAACCAACACACTAAGAGGTGGGTTATCGTCCCCAAACTGCGCGTGAACCGCGAAATTCGAGTGCGAGAGGTTCGAGTCATCGGTCCCGAAGGAGAGCAACTGGGGATCCTCCCCACGCCAGACGCGTTGCGCCAGGCCCAGGAGGGCGGCTACGACCTCGTGGAAGTTGCTCCGACGGCAGCGCCGCCGGTTTGCCGGATCATGGATTACGGCAAATACAAATTCGAGCTCAGCAAGAAGGACCATCAGAATCGACGTCACCAAAAGTCGACCCAGGTCAAAGAAATCAAGCTTCGGCCGCGCACCGATAAGCACGACTTAGGCATCAAGATCCGTCAGATCAAGGAATTTTTGGCTGACGGGAACAAGACCAAGGTCACATTGACGTTTCGTGGCCGTGAAATGGCCAATCAAGAGATGGGCCGGTCACTGATGAATATGGTGATCGCCGAAATGACTGAAACCGGAACCATTGAGTATGCCCCACGCATGGAAGGCCGCAGCCTCATCATGATCGTGGCACCAAAAAATTAGGGATATGCTTGCAGCTTACAAACGGAGAGGATGGATTCGATGAAAACCAAAGCCAAGACACACAAAGGGGCCAAAAAGCGATTTTCCCGCACTGGAAGTGGGAAAATTGTCCGACGGAAAGCCGGAAAGCGGCATTTGTTAAGCCATAAGAAAAGCGATCAAAAGCGCCGGTTAAGCAGAACCGCCGTGGTGGATGCTACTTCCACCTTGTCTTTGAACCGCCTCTTGCCGTATAACTAAGCTCTTAAAAAGCGACCCTCACGGATAAAAGGAGTATTGAGTCATGCCCCGCGCAAAAGGTGGACCGAAAACTAGAGCGAGACGGAAGAAGCGGCTGAAACTAGCAAAGGGACAGTACGGCGCAAAAAGCCGGTTGTTCCGATCAGCGACTGAATCAGTTGATAAGGGACAGCAATACGCGTATGACGGACGAAAGAATCGGAAGCGTGACTTCCGGCGTTTGTGGATTGCACGCATCAGCGCAGCCGTCCGGGCACAGGGACTGACCTACGGTCGGTTTATCAATGCCCTCAAGAAAGCAGAAATCCTGCTGGATCGCAAAGTCCTCTCCGACATGGCGATCAAGGATGCCGCTGGCTTTGAGAAGTTGGTCGGACTGGCCAAGCAACACCTGACTCCGATCGCGGCGTAATTCAGCCGTTCCTCGGCACTACGAATTCAAGCAGTTTCTCTGATCTCGGAGGGCGACACACTGTCGCCCTCCTTCAACTTATCAGCGTCAGCAATCCCTCCCCCCAAAGCCTTCGATCGGATGCTTGTCGGCTACATTTTTTTGATTTGTCCGGTCGCCTACATTCATATCTCAGCCATGAGAAAATGTCGGCGATCATTTACCACGAATTCAAATCGCGGACAGCCGCGAGACGAATAGTCGCAGGGGATAATCGAACACTAGCTCAAAGGCTATCGCTTGCGCCAAGTCGATACCCTTACGTCTCAGGATGTGACCGCCTTTAGCGGGAATTCAAAGGAAGCAAAATGAGAGGGCCGGGCTACAAAACAATTAGCTCAGATCAGCCAATTGCGACAGGTTCACATCGAAGGAAACGGCCGGCACGGTGATCTGCCAGCGTTCAAGGACTTCGGGATGGACTTCGCCGATAACGCCGATGGGTTTGCCTGCGACGACGATGCGCCCTGCGCGGCCTTCTAGGA harbors:
- the rplT gene encoding 50S ribosomal protein L20 encodes the protein MPRAKGGPKTRARRKKRLKLAKGQYGAKSRLFRSATESVDKGQQYAYDGRKNRKRDFRRLWIARISAAVRAQGLTYGRFINALKKAEILLDRKVLSDMAIKDAAGFEKLVGLAKQHLTPIAA
- the infC gene encoding translation initiation factor IF-3 encodes the protein MNREIRVREVRVIGPEGEQLGILPTPDALRQAQEGGYDLVEVAPTAAPPVCRIMDYGKYKFELSKKDHQNRRHQKSTQVKEIKLRPRTDKHDLGIKIRQIKEFLADGNKTKVTLTFRGREMANQEMGRSLMNMVIAEMTETGTIEYAPRMEGRSLIMIVAPKN
- a CDS encoding helix-turn-helix domain-containing protein; amino-acid sequence: MSVPTSAFSILLLTADADVHAHFKAVFGNASVTMVQDADSLPKDLPKLPYDAVVVEAHTGQGLSEVLPVQIDPAQTLVIVGSRTVLKRAPAMIQMMSQRHEESQKGKGHDLSLEDFLDQKMGDFVKGMHNGAAKNLHPMLISAVERPLISSALRETQGNQIQAAELLGLNRNTLRKKITNLHIPLKRSRVKTTGSS
- a CDS encoding HU family DNA-binding protein, producing the protein MTKEELIAKMAASAGITKVAAGTALQAFTGAVTTSLKKGQRVSLVNFGTFTISKRKARMGRNPRTGESLKIPAAKVPKFSAGKELRSAVK
- the thrS gene encoding threonine--tRNA ligase, coding for MKITLKGGNSQVLEKGQTVGAALKACGLSVGSDVLAAKVNGIVVDLSRPLTEDAVIEPVRFDSAEGREVYRHSSTHIMAQAVKEVFPTAQVTIGPALEDSFFYDFAFERPFTPEDLEKIEARVREIIKRNLPVTRKELSKQEAIQFFQSRGEAYKVELIQGFPEHEPITAYSQGEFVDLCRGPHLPATGHVGAFKLLTTAGAYWRGDERNPMLQRIYGTSFPTQAELDAYLARLEEIKRRDHRKVGKELDLITIQDEIGPGLVLWHPKGALVRLLIENFWREQHIKDGYDLVYSPHIARLDLWKTSGHVDYYRENMFAPMKLEGSEYQLKPMNCPYHIMIYKSHLRSYRDLPIRYGELGTVYRYERTGVLHGLLRVRGFTQDDAHLFCRPDQIQDEVSRVLDFTFFVLKSFGFADFEIFLSTRPEKSVGSDDKWILATDSLEGALKSRGIAFHLDEGGGAFYGPKIDIKIKDALGRSWQCSTIQVDFNNPERFELSYIGEDGKSHQPIMIHRALMGSIERFFGILVEHYGGAFPTWLAPVQVVVMAITDNQREYVNTVVAQLKAAGFRADADLRNEKIGFKIREAEKAKVPYMLVAGDREVQSGTLSVRGRSGANLGNMTGAAVIDLLRNDVTRAQPELQPTH
- the rpmI gene encoding 50S ribosomal protein L35, with protein sequence MKTKAKTHKGAKKRFSRTGSGKIVRRKAGKRHLLSHKKSDQKRRLSRTAVVDATSTLSLNRLLPYN
- a CDS encoding RrF2 family transcriptional regulator, giving the protein MKVSHRATYGILAAVDLAMNGKEVPIQARTIARRQSIPVRFLEQVLHAMKKAGLVDSTRGAQGGYLLLRAPSELSVADLLEALDGPVFHDASQNGAGQNRRDTREQLLLGAVWEKVHQAERSVLSAITIDQLVDRQRELDQQQNPMYHI